One Prunus dulcis chromosome 7, ALMONDv2, whole genome shotgun sequence DNA segment encodes these proteins:
- the LOC117636021 gene encoding aladin isoform X2 produces the protein MPSFPHPGSVSICEINRDLITAESLSDDVAKDTYGKILGMVFSPVPFQSDQLVRPPSPEQDDQQVATTAPTKGLLQTLQGILNRSLTPLFHPNHVNLLPEVDLQGVSWHQHKHIIAFISGPNQVIVRDFEDSGKEPCILANESQREVKVLEWRPNGGRQLSVACNGGICIWAASFPGSAASVRSGASSFLGTLSRGSGVRYTLVDFLRSHNGEQISALSWSPDGRYLASGSYESSSFTIWDVAQGLGTPIRRGLGGISMLKWSPTGDYFFSAKFDGTFYLWETNTWTSEPWSSTSGFVKGASWDPDGHMILLAFSKSSTLGSIHFASKPPSLDAHLLPVELPEIMSLTNSQTTEKIAWDASGERLAVSFKDGDELYRGLIAIYDVRRTPLISASLIGFIRGPGDNPKPLAFSFHDKFKQGPLLFVCWSSGFCCTYPLIFRSHVLP, from the exons ATGCCTTCCTTTCCTCATCCTGGTTCTGTCTCCATATGCGAAATCAATCGCGACCTCA TCACTGCTGAGAGCCTCTCGGATGATGTAGCCAAGGACACTTATGGAAAGATTCTT GGAATGGTATTCAGTCCGGTTCCGTTTCAGTCGGATCAGCTGGTGCGGCCACCGAGCCCCGAGCAGGACGACCAACAAGTTGCAACAACAGCTCCAACAAAGGGACTTCTACAAACTTTGCAGGGGATCCTCAACCGCTCTCTCACACCTCTCTTCCATCCTAATCAT GTAAACTTGTTACCAGAAGTTGATCTTCAAGGAGTCAGCTGGCACCAACATAAACATATTATAGCATTTATATCTGGCCCAAATCAAGTTATAGTTCGTGATTTTGAGGATTCAG GGAAGGAGCCGTGCATTTTGGCTAATGAGTCCCAGAGAGAGGTCAAGGTACTTGAGTGGAGGCCAAATGGTGGAAGACAACTTTCCGTAGCATGCAA TGGTGGAATTTGCATTTGGGCTGCTTCTTTCCCGGGAAGTGCAGCCTCTGTCAGATCTGGTGCTTCTTCGTTCTTGGGAACTCTCTCTAGAGGTTCTGGAGTCCGATATACTTTGGTGGATTTTCTTCGAAGTCATAATGGGGAACAGATTAGTGCACTGTCATGGAGTCCCGATGGAAG ATATTTGGCATCTGGCTCTTATGAGAGCTCGTCGTTTACCATATGGGATGTTGCTCAAG GGCTTGGGACACCCATTAGACGAGGACTAGGTGGCATATCAATGCTGAAGTGGTCGCCAACTGGGGATTACTTTTTCTCAGCAAAATT TGATGGAACATTTTATCTCTGGGAGACAAACACATGGACATCTGAACCATGGTCTTCAACTAGTGGCTTCGTCAAG GGAGCATCATGGGATCCTGATGGGCATATGATACTTCTCGCTTTCTCTAAATCTTCAACATTGGGTTCCATTCACTTCGCTTCAAAGCCTCCATCACTTG ATGCGCATTTATTACCTGTTGAGCTACCAGAGATTATGTCCTTAACAAACAG TCAGACCACTGAGAAGATAGCTTGGGATGCTTCAGGAGAGCGTTTGGCTGTATCTTTTAAAGATGGTGATGAGTTATACAGAGGTCTTATTGCCATTTATGATGTTAGAAGGACTCCTCTAATATCCGCATCTTTGAT TGGGTTTATTAGAGGACCTGGGGACAATCCAAAGCCGTTGgcattttcatttcatgaCAAGTTTAAACAGGGACCCTTGCTTTTTGTG TGCTGGAGTAGTGGATTTTGCTGTACCTACCCTCTCATATTTCGTTCCCATGTTCTTCCCTAG
- the LOC117636021 gene encoding aladin isoform X1, whose translation MPSFPHPGSVSICEINRDLITAESLSDDVAKDTYGKILGMVFSPVPFQSDQLVRPPSPEQDDQQVATTAPTKGLLQTLQGILNRSLTPLFHPNHVNLLPEVDLQGVSWHQHKHIIAFISGPNQVIVRDFEDSEGKEPCILANESQREVKVLEWRPNGGRQLSVACNGGICIWAASFPGSAASVRSGASSFLGTLSRGSGVRYTLVDFLRSHNGEQISALSWSPDGRYLASGSYESSSFTIWDVAQGLGTPIRRGLGGISMLKWSPTGDYFFSAKFDGTFYLWETNTWTSEPWSSTSGFVKGASWDPDGHMILLAFSKSSTLGSIHFASKPPSLDAHLLPVELPEIMSLTNSQTTEKIAWDASGERLAVSFKDGDELYRGLIAIYDVRRTPLISASLIGFIRGPGDNPKPLAFSFHDKFKQGPLLFVCWSSGFCCTYPLIFRSHVLP comes from the exons ATGCCTTCCTTTCCTCATCCTGGTTCTGTCTCCATATGCGAAATCAATCGCGACCTCA TCACTGCTGAGAGCCTCTCGGATGATGTAGCCAAGGACACTTATGGAAAGATTCTT GGAATGGTATTCAGTCCGGTTCCGTTTCAGTCGGATCAGCTGGTGCGGCCACCGAGCCCCGAGCAGGACGACCAACAAGTTGCAACAACAGCTCCAACAAAGGGACTTCTACAAACTTTGCAGGGGATCCTCAACCGCTCTCTCACACCTCTCTTCCATCCTAATCAT GTAAACTTGTTACCAGAAGTTGATCTTCAAGGAGTCAGCTGGCACCAACATAAACATATTATAGCATTTATATCTGGCCCAAATCAAGTTATAGTTCGTGATTTTGAGGATTCAG AAGGGAAGGAGCCGTGCATTTTGGCTAATGAGTCCCAGAGAGAGGTCAAGGTACTTGAGTGGAGGCCAAATGGTGGAAGACAACTTTCCGTAGCATGCAA TGGTGGAATTTGCATTTGGGCTGCTTCTTTCCCGGGAAGTGCAGCCTCTGTCAGATCTGGTGCTTCTTCGTTCTTGGGAACTCTCTCTAGAGGTTCTGGAGTCCGATATACTTTGGTGGATTTTCTTCGAAGTCATAATGGGGAACAGATTAGTGCACTGTCATGGAGTCCCGATGGAAG ATATTTGGCATCTGGCTCTTATGAGAGCTCGTCGTTTACCATATGGGATGTTGCTCAAG GGCTTGGGACACCCATTAGACGAGGACTAGGTGGCATATCAATGCTGAAGTGGTCGCCAACTGGGGATTACTTTTTCTCAGCAAAATT TGATGGAACATTTTATCTCTGGGAGACAAACACATGGACATCTGAACCATGGTCTTCAACTAGTGGCTTCGTCAAG GGAGCATCATGGGATCCTGATGGGCATATGATACTTCTCGCTTTCTCTAAATCTTCAACATTGGGTTCCATTCACTTCGCTTCAAAGCCTCCATCACTTG ATGCGCATTTATTACCTGTTGAGCTACCAGAGATTATGTCCTTAACAAACAG TCAGACCACTGAGAAGATAGCTTGGGATGCTTCAGGAGAGCGTTTGGCTGTATCTTTTAAAGATGGTGATGAGTTATACAGAGGTCTTATTGCCATTTATGATGTTAGAAGGACTCCTCTAATATCCGCATCTTTGAT TGGGTTTATTAGAGGACCTGGGGACAATCCAAAGCCGTTGgcattttcatttcatgaCAAGTTTAAACAGGGACCCTTGCTTTTTGTG TGCTGGAGTAGTGGATTTTGCTGTACCTACCCTCTCATATTTCGTTCCCATGTTCTTCCCTAG
- the LOC117635195 gene encoding uncharacterized protein At2g29880-like has protein sequence MGNSQQGKGKEKENYESWTMDDTNELLHLLVDAINSGLRDANGSLSNQNRFKKQYNKMSMLMRNNSGFGWDPIAKTFTANDEVWKDYLKIVVGGGTATGNGSIALGPDDTDSTTYGEENRDFGIEDFSYDPNNDAFIAPNHYEPSYKSPS, from the exons ATGGGGAATTCACAACAAGGAAAGggcaaagagaaagagaactATGAATCTTGGACCATGGACGATACCAATGAGTTGTTGCACCTCTTGGTGGATGCTATCAATAGTGGATTGCGTGATGCTAATGGGTCACTTAGCAATCAAAAT CGGTTTAAGAAGCAATATAACAAGATGTCTATGCTTATGCGTAACAACTCTGGCTTTGGGTGGGACCCAATTGCAAAGACGTTCACTGCTAATGATGAAGTATGGAAAGATTACTTGAAG ATTGTTGTTGGGGGTGGAACTGCTACTGGGAATGGCTCCATTGCATTGGGCCCTGATGATACCGATTCAACAACttatggggaagaaaatagAGATTTCGGGATAGAAGACTTTTCATATGATCCTAACAATGATGCGTTCATAGCACCAAATCACTATGAACCATCCTACAAGTCTCCATCATAA